A genomic segment from Pseudomonas sp. M30-35 encodes:
- a CDS encoding alpha/beta fold hydrolase yields MKPITAVVDIHRTFKVHTEFHANPMARKTIILVNGSLATTSSFAQTIKYLQPQFNVVLYDQPYAGQSKAHNSNHQPISKEDEANVLLELIEHFEANYLMSFSWGGVAAMLALAKRPERIEKAVISSFSPLLNEPMLDYLERGLIYLNAVDRDSISHLVNDTIGKHLPSLFKRYNYRHISRLDEHEYLQMHAHINQVVRMEAHCQMEYLARINVPLLFVNGEKDEYTTGQDVRVFADYLEDCQFATIEDAGHFLDMEHKSACQQSKAILMNFLQHTTQRSNRYHALPAEVSQAIAV; encoded by the coding sequence ATGAAGCCAATTACAGCTGTCGTCGATATTCACAGGACGTTCAAGGTACACACGGAGTTCCATGCCAACCCAATGGCCCGCAAGACCATCATTTTGGTTAACGGCTCACTGGCAACCACCTCCTCATTCGCGCAAACGATTAAGTACCTGCAGCCACAGTTCAATGTGGTGCTCTACGACCAGCCCTATGCCGGGCAATCGAAAGCGCATAACAGCAATCATCAGCCGATCAGCAAAGAAGATGAGGCCAACGTACTGCTTGAGCTCATTGAACACTTTGAAGCCAACTACCTGATGTCGTTTTCGTGGGGTGGTGTCGCCGCAATGCTGGCGCTGGCCAAACGTCCTGAGCGTATCGAGAAAGCCGTGATCAGCTCCTTCTCACCGCTGCTCAACGAGCCGATGCTCGACTATTTGGAAAGAGGCCTGATCTACCTCAATGCAGTTGATCGCGACAGCATCAGCCACTTGGTCAACGACACCATTGGTAAGCATTTACCATCACTGTTCAAGCGCTACAACTACCGCCACATCAGCCGTCTGGACGAGCACGAGTACCTGCAAATGCACGCGCACATCAACCAGGTCGTGCGCATGGAAGCTCACTGCCAGATGGAGTATTTGGCGCGCATCAATGTCCCACTGCTGTTCGTCAACGGTGAAAAAGATGAATACACCACCGGACAAGACGTGCGTGTATTCGCTGATTACCTCGAAGACTGCCAGTTCGCGACCATCGAAGATGCCGGGCATTTCCTCGACATGGAGCACAAAAGCGCCTGTCAGCAAAGCAAGGCAATATTGATGAACTTCTTGCAACACACGACACAGCGCAGCAACCGCTACCACGCGCTGCCCGCAGAAGTTTCGCAAGCCATCGCAGTTTAG
- a CDS encoding TauD/TfdA family dioxygenase, translating into MSEFIYTLPSHNRAASYQHFRVTPSTGAIGADIEEIDLTRLSDEGFAELRQALLAHKVIFIRDQALSVSDLERVTQHFGEFGREPYVTCMDDHPHVVHVVKEATEKTPFVFGGAWHTDWTFQERPPAFTLLYGHDIPPYGGDTCYANLALAYEWLSPGMKALLANLDAVHSPEMAYGVNARHNALLENMAIRYGSDTSSEVRSHPLVIRHPETGQKVLYINPAYTTGIKGLRPDEARPLLDYLFKLATTEAFTCRMRWRKGSLAIWDNRSTWHLPVADYHGMRREMFRTTVVGEVPSR; encoded by the coding sequence ATGAGTGAATTCATTTACACCCTGCCCAGTCATAACCGCGCGGCCAGCTACCAGCACTTTCGTGTGACCCCGAGCACCGGCGCAATCGGCGCGGATATCGAGGAGATCGACCTGACCCGCCTGAGTGATGAAGGCTTCGCCGAGCTGCGACAAGCCCTGCTTGCGCACAAGGTAATCTTTATCCGCGACCAAGCCTTGAGCGTGAGTGACCTGGAGCGGGTCACCCAGCACTTCGGCGAGTTCGGTCGCGAGCCCTATGTAACCTGCATGGACGACCATCCGCATGTGGTCCACGTGGTCAAGGAGGCGACCGAGAAAACGCCCTTCGTGTTCGGCGGTGCCTGGCATACCGACTGGACCTTTCAAGAACGCCCACCCGCGTTCACCTTACTTTACGGCCATGACATCCCGCCTTACGGCGGCGATACCTGCTACGCCAACCTGGCGCTGGCCTACGAGTGGCTGTCACCGGGAATGAAGGCGCTGCTCGCCAACCTCGATGCGGTACACAGTCCGGAAATGGCGTATGGAGTCAATGCCCGGCACAACGCCCTGCTGGAAAATATGGCGATCCGTTACGGCAGCGATACATCAAGTGAAGTGCGCAGCCACCCGCTGGTAATCAGGCACCCGGAAACCGGGCAGAAAGTGCTGTACATAAACCCGGCCTACACCACCGGCATCAAGGGCCTACGCCCGGACGAAGCGCGACCGTTGCTCGACTATCTGTTCAAGCTGGCGACCACCGAGGCCTTCACCTGCCGTATGCGCTGGCGCAAGGGCAGCCTGGCGATCTGGGACAATCGCAGCACTTGGCATTTGCCGGTGGCCGACTACCACGGCATGCGTCGCGAAATGTTCCGCACCACCGTGGTCGGTGAAGTGCCAAGCCGATGA
- a CDS encoding efflux RND transporter periplasmic adaptor subunit, whose product MLVERPNGDAATLAFKAQNNSYVSSTGIAEPHYFTAQINVTQSGVTRSFEFNKQEGKIELTDEQLKAGGIQLVTAVPGELSTSISLPGEIRFDDNRTAHVVPRVAGVVESVAVSLGQKVKKGELLAVITSQQVSEQRSEFAAAQRRVELARITYKRERQLWQDKISAEQDYLLAKQVLQEAEIQLNNARQKISAISGSVSTSGGNRYELRAPFDGSVVEKHIVLGEVVSETSNAFTISDLSEVWATFNISPKDLNQVQVGKRVKISAPELGTELMGEVSYVGSLLGKQTRTATARVTVKNPQGAWRPGLFVSVLLATQTQNVGVTLPEQSIQTVEEQPAVFVRVDGGFIAQPVVLGARDSGYVEINEGLAAGAEVASVGSFTLKSELGKSSAQHAH is encoded by the coding sequence ATGCTGGTTGAGCGGCCTAATGGAGATGCTGCGACTCTGGCGTTTAAAGCGCAAAACAATAGTTATGTCAGTTCGACTGGAATTGCTGAGCCTCATTATTTCACGGCGCAGATAAACGTCACGCAAAGCGGCGTTACGCGTTCATTTGAATTCAATAAACAAGAAGGCAAGATTGAATTAACCGATGAGCAACTCAAGGCCGGAGGTATTCAATTGGTCACGGCTGTTCCGGGTGAGTTGAGCACCTCGATTTCACTGCCTGGAGAGATTCGATTTGACGATAACCGCACCGCCCACGTCGTTCCGCGTGTGGCCGGAGTGGTTGAATCTGTTGCTGTAAGCCTTGGTCAAAAAGTTAAGAAAGGTGAGCTGTTAGCTGTCATCACCAGTCAGCAGGTGTCCGAGCAACGCAGTGAGTTTGCCGCTGCGCAACGCCGGGTGGAATTAGCACGAATTACCTATAAGCGTGAACGCCAGCTTTGGCAGGACAAAATTTCTGCAGAACAAGATTACTTGCTAGCCAAGCAGGTTTTGCAAGAGGCCGAAATTCAGCTGAATAACGCGCGTCAGAAAATTTCAGCTATCAGCGGTAGCGTCAGCACGAGCGGGGGAAACCGGTATGAGTTGCGTGCACCGTTCGATGGCAGTGTCGTTGAAAAACACATTGTGCTGGGTGAAGTCGTCAGTGAAACCAGCAACGCTTTTACTATCTCCGATTTGTCTGAGGTTTGGGCAACTTTCAACATCTCGCCTAAAGACCTCAATCAGGTACAGGTTGGCAAGCGCGTAAAAATCAGTGCACCAGAGCTGGGTACCGAACTGATGGGTGAGGTGTCATATGTGGGGAGTTTGCTGGGTAAGCAAACGCGCACGGCAACCGCTCGAGTCACGGTGAAAAACCCTCAAGGTGCTTGGCGGCCTGGCTTGTTCGTCTCGGTCTTGCTGGCAACACAAACCCAGAATGTGGGGGTCACGTTGCCTGAGCAGTCGATTCAAACGGTTGAAGAACAACCCGCAGTATTTGTCCGCGTTGACGGTGGCTTTATCGCGCAGCCCGTTGTGTTGGGGGCTCGCGACAGTGGCTATGTCGAGATAAATGAAGGACTGGCAGCAGGCGCCGAAGTCGCCAGTGTCGGCAGCTTCACCCTTAAGTCTGAACTGGGTAAGTCCTCAGCTCAGCACGCCCATTGA
- a CDS encoding CusA/CzcA family heavy metal efflux RND transporter: MFERIIQFAIEQRIVVLFAVLAMAGVGIASYQKLPIDAVPDITNVQVQINTAAAGFSPLETEQRITFPIETAMAGLPDLVQTRSLSRSGLSQVTAIFEDGTDLFFARQLVNERLQIAREQLPDGTEAMMGPISTGLGEIFLWTVEAEPGALKEDGTAYTPTDLRVIQDWIIKPQLRNVPGVAEINTIGGFAKEFQVAPDLKRLAAYKLTLADLVSALESNNANVGAGYIERNGEQLIIRAPGQVASIADIANIVIANVDGTPIRVSNVADVDIGRELRTGAATENGREVVLGTVFMLIGENSRSVSLAVATKLKDINRSLPAGVVAVTVYDRTTLVDKAIATVKTNLIEGAILVIVILFLFLGNIRAALIVAAVIPLSMLFTFTGMFSNNVSANLMSLGALDFGIIVDGAVVIVENAIRRLAHAQQHHGRILTRSERLHEVFAASKEARRALIFGQLIIMVVYLPIFALTGVEGKMFHPMAFTVVIALLGAMILSVTFVPAAIAMFITGKVQEKENAVMRAARLGYEPVLAWVMRHRNKAFAAALGLVVLSGLVASRMGSEFVPSLSEGDFALQALRVPGTSLTQSVEMQQRLEKVIIEKVPEVQRVFGRTGTAEIASDPMPPNISDSYVMLKPKSEWPDPNKPREQLIAELQQASAIVPGSNYELSQPIQLRFNELISGVRSDVAVKVFGDDMDVLNSTAAEIAESLGKVQGASEVKVEQTTGLPVLTINIDRDKAARYGLNVGDVQETIAVAVGGRKAGTLYDGDRRFDIVVRLSDKLRSDIEGLSRLLIPVPATASSTSDAIAFISLSEVASLDLVLGPNQVSRENGKRLVVVSANVRGRDIGSFVEDAADRIEAEVTIPAGYWTLWGGQFEQLQSAAKRLQIVVPLSLFLVLGLLFMMFNSLKDGLLVFTGIPFALTGGVFALWLRDIPLSISGGVGFIALSGVAVLNGLVMISFIRNLRENGMSLSEAINQGAITRLRPVLMTALVASLGFIPMALATGTGAEVQRPLATVVIGGILSSTILTLLVLPALYQLAHRREEDDLPAQSDGAIASV; encoded by the coding sequence ATGTTTGAGCGCATTATTCAATTCGCTATCGAACAGCGCATTGTCGTGCTGTTTGCGGTGCTGGCTATGGCCGGTGTGGGAATCGCAAGCTATCAGAAACTGCCGATTGATGCCGTTCCCGATATTACAAATGTGCAGGTGCAAATCAATACAGCTGCGGCTGGGTTTAGCCCTCTGGAAACCGAGCAACGAATAACTTTTCCAATTGAAACTGCGATGGCCGGGTTGCCGGATCTGGTACAAACCCGTTCTCTTTCACGTTCTGGGCTGTCGCAGGTCACCGCAATTTTTGAAGACGGCACGGACTTGTTTTTTGCCCGCCAGTTGGTCAATGAGCGCTTGCAGATTGCCCGCGAGCAATTGCCCGATGGCACTGAGGCAATGATGGGGCCGATCTCCACGGGCTTGGGTGAAATTTTCCTGTGGACGGTTGAGGCCGAGCCGGGTGCGTTAAAAGAGGATGGCACTGCGTATACCCCGACCGACCTGCGGGTAATCCAAGACTGGATTATCAAACCGCAGCTACGCAATGTGCCAGGCGTAGCGGAAATCAACACCATTGGTGGCTTTGCTAAGGAGTTTCAGGTTGCACCGGACCTCAAGCGCTTAGCTGCCTATAAGCTGACGCTGGCGGATCTGGTTAGCGCCCTTGAAAGTAACAATGCCAACGTTGGTGCTGGCTACATTGAGCGTAACGGCGAGCAACTGATAATCCGCGCGCCAGGGCAGGTGGCGAGTATTGCGGATATTGCCAACATCGTCATTGCGAATGTCGATGGCACACCGATTCGTGTCAGTAATGTGGCTGATGTTGATATCGGCCGTGAGCTGCGTACGGGCGCAGCGACTGAAAATGGTCGCGAAGTCGTGCTCGGTACTGTGTTTATGTTGATTGGCGAGAATAGCCGGAGTGTTTCCCTAGCGGTTGCCACAAAGCTTAAGGATATTAACCGCTCGTTGCCTGCAGGCGTGGTGGCGGTGACGGTCTATGACCGCACCACACTTGTGGATAAAGCCATTGCTACGGTGAAAACCAACCTGATCGAAGGCGCGATTCTGGTTATCGTGATTTTGTTCCTGTTCCTCGGCAATATCCGGGCTGCGTTGATTGTTGCAGCAGTCATTCCGCTGTCTATGTTGTTTACCTTTACCGGCATGTTCAGCAACAACGTTAGCGCAAACCTGATGAGTTTGGGCGCGCTCGACTTCGGCATTATTGTTGATGGCGCGGTGGTCATTGTGGAGAACGCAATACGGCGTTTAGCCCATGCCCAGCAACATCATGGGCGCATATTGACCCGCTCTGAACGACTGCATGAGGTCTTTGCGGCTTCTAAAGAAGCACGTCGAGCGTTGATCTTCGGTCAACTGATCATCATGGTTGTGTATTTGCCGATTTTCGCCCTGACCGGTGTCGAGGGGAAAATGTTTCATCCGATGGCCTTCACGGTTGTGATCGCTTTGTTGGGTGCGATGATCCTTTCGGTCACATTTGTGCCGGCTGCAATTGCGATGTTTATTACAGGTAAAGTCCAAGAGAAAGAGAATGCTGTCATGCGGGCTGCGCGACTGGGTTATGAGCCGGTTTTGGCTTGGGTCATGCGACATCGCAATAAAGCATTTGCTGCAGCGCTGGGTTTGGTTGTGTTGTCGGGATTGGTTGCCAGTCGCATGGGCAGTGAGTTTGTGCCGAGTCTGAGTGAAGGTGATTTTGCGCTCCAAGCATTACGCGTTCCTGGCACCAGTCTCACCCAGTCGGTTGAAATGCAGCAGCGACTCGAGAAAGTAATAATCGAAAAGGTTCCTGAAGTGCAGCGGGTGTTCGGTCGAACGGGTACTGCAGAGATCGCCTCTGATCCAATGCCGCCAAACATTTCCGACAGCTATGTGATGCTTAAACCCAAGTCCGAATGGCCAGACCCGAACAAGCCGCGTGAGCAATTAATTGCTGAGTTGCAGCAGGCCAGTGCGATTGTTCCGGGCAGTAACTATGAGCTGTCACAACCCATTCAATTGCGTTTTAACGAGTTGATTTCAGGTGTGCGCAGTGACGTCGCAGTAAAGGTGTTTGGTGACGACATGGATGTGCTGAACAGTACTGCGGCTGAAATTGCCGAGTCACTAGGCAAGGTACAAGGCGCTTCCGAAGTGAAGGTCGAGCAGACCACAGGTTTACCGGTACTGACGATCAATATCGACCGCGATAAAGCTGCGCGTTATGGGCTGAATGTAGGTGATGTGCAAGAAACCATTGCGGTTGCTGTAGGAGGGCGCAAGGCCGGTACCTTATATGACGGTGACCGCCGTTTTGACATAGTGGTGCGTTTGTCAGACAAGTTGCGTTCCGATATTGAAGGTTTGTCTCGACTACTGATTCCTGTGCCCGCAACAGCCAGTAGTACCAGTGATGCGATTGCGTTTATCTCGCTCTCTGAAGTTGCTTCATTGGACCTTGTATTGGGACCGAATCAAGTCAGTCGTGAAAACGGCAAGCGCCTGGTAGTGGTCAGCGCCAACGTTCGCGGGCGCGATATCGGCTCCTTTGTCGAAGATGCCGCAGATCGAATCGAAGCCGAAGTTACAATTCCTGCAGGTTACTGGACTCTCTGGGGAGGCCAGTTTGAACAACTGCAATCAGCTGCCAAGCGTTTGCAAATCGTCGTGCCGTTGTCGCTGTTTTTGGTGTTGGGGTTACTGTTTATGATGTTCAACAGCCTCAAGGATGGCTTGTTGGTCTTTACCGGAATTCCTTTTGCACTCACTGGTGGGGTATTTGCCCTGTGGCTTCGCGATATACCGTTGTCGATTTCTGGAGGAGTCGGGTTTATTGCACTTTCAGGGGTAGCGGTGTTGAACGGTCTGGTGATGATCTCGTTTATTCGCAACCTGCGTGAAAATGGGATGTCATTGAGTGAGGCGATCAACCAAGGCGCGATTACCCGCCTGCGACCGGTGTTGATGACGGCGTTGGTTGCATCGCTGGGTTTCATCCCGATGGCATTGGCCACTGGCACCGGTGCTGAAGTGCAGCGACCTCTGGCGACGGTCGTTATCGGAGGGATTCTGTCCTCAACGATATTGACACTACTGGTGCTGCCGGCTCTTTATCAGTTGGCGCATCGACGTGAGGAGGATGACTTGCCCGCTCAGAGCGATGGCGCAATTGCATCGGTCTGA
- a CDS encoding YdeI/OmpD-associated family protein gives MTPKDSRSQFNAQLLRPEEPEDGNAWAFVILPKAASEKLPRRGRVTVEGTINGQHFQALLEPDGQKSHWLKLDEKLLKKIAASFGDTVCFDVNAVAQEPEPQIPLDLSKALQASPEALATWQDTTTIARLDWIHWITSAKQTKTRTKRTNDACDMLATGKKRVCCFDSSGYYSKAFSAPREAEQTDSEID, from the coding sequence ATGACGCCAAAAGACTCAAGATCACAGTTCAATGCACAATTACTACGCCCTGAAGAGCCAGAAGACGGCAACGCATGGGCGTTTGTGATCCTGCCCAAAGCAGCCAGCGAAAAACTGCCGAGGCGCGGCCGGGTAACGGTAGAGGGCACCATTAACGGCCAACATTTCCAAGCGCTGCTTGAGCCCGACGGTCAAAAAAGCCATTGGCTTAAACTCGATGAAAAACTGCTAAAAAAGATTGCCGCAAGTTTTGGTGACACTGTTTGTTTCGACGTTAATGCCGTGGCGCAGGAGCCCGAGCCCCAAATCCCCCTTGATCTGAGTAAGGCCTTACAAGCCTCACCCGAAGCGCTGGCTACCTGGCAGGACACCACCACTATTGCCAGGCTTGACTGGATCCATTGGATTACATCAGCCAAACAGACGAAGACGCGCACCAAACGGACCAACGATGCATGCGACATGCTTGCAACAGGGAAGAAGAGAGTCTGTTGTTTTGATTCCTCGGGCTACTACAGCAAGGCGTTCAGTGCACCGCGTGAAGCTGAGCAGACTGACTCTGAGATCGATTAG
- a CDS encoding TolC family protein: MCKGVASTRPNLRSVIAAGFLCAASFSTSIYALESAEVTVTQALERAFQQNPELAAASWNIDIAAGAREQAGLIPNPEVSFEVEDTRSNSRSTTVQLTQPIELGGKRGARVELAERGQDAAAIKLQRSRNELRATVIQAFYSVLRAKEQVALAKESLALTERALVVANGRVKAGKVSPVEAVRAQVQLSEVRLDVRRAAMAQTNAQQQLAAVMGDASIGLNQVKGNAHDLPSLPAAKQLLTQVNQTVDLRLAEMAINQQEASLRLEQSQRIPDLNVTVGTQYDALENERVNVFGLSMPIPIFNRNQGNILSAARRADQARDLRNATELRIRTQTQLALEQWATAQEQLTSLHKTILPAAKSAVTSATRGFEMGKFSYIDVLDAQRTLLSARDQYIRSIAEATDAWVQIERIYGDISVLTSSR; this comes from the coding sequence GTGTGTAAGGGCGTCGCCTCAACGCGGCCCAATTTAAGGTCGGTCATTGCGGCTGGTTTTTTATGTGCGGCAAGTTTCTCAACAAGTATTTATGCGTTGGAGTCTGCCGAGGTAACGGTGACTCAAGCACTCGAGCGTGCGTTTCAACAAAACCCTGAACTCGCTGCAGCCAGTTGGAATATTGATATTGCGGCCGGCGCCCGTGAACAAGCGGGACTTATACCTAATCCAGAGGTGTCATTTGAGGTTGAGGACACGCGCAGTAATAGTCGCTCCACGACGGTTCAACTCACGCAGCCTATTGAGCTTGGCGGCAAGCGCGGGGCTCGAGTTGAGCTAGCAGAGCGTGGTCAGGATGCAGCAGCAATCAAGTTGCAACGTTCGCGCAATGAGTTGCGCGCAACTGTAATTCAAGCTTTTTACAGTGTATTGAGGGCTAAGGAGCAAGTTGCTCTGGCAAAAGAGTCGCTAGCTTTAACTGAGCGGGCGCTGGTTGTCGCAAATGGGCGAGTTAAGGCGGGTAAGGTCTCGCCAGTCGAGGCGGTCCGGGCTCAGGTGCAGTTGTCTGAAGTACGCCTTGACGTGCGGCGTGCGGCGATGGCGCAAACCAACGCTCAGCAACAACTGGCTGCGGTGATGGGCGATGCCAGCATTGGCCTTAATCAAGTAAAGGGCAATGCTCACGATTTGCCGAGTTTGCCAGCCGCTAAGCAATTATTGACGCAGGTTAATCAGACTGTTGATTTACGTTTGGCTGAGATGGCCATTAACCAACAAGAAGCTTCGCTCCGCTTAGAGCAGAGCCAGCGTATTCCTGATCTTAATGTGACCGTGGGTACCCAGTACGACGCCCTCGAGAATGAACGAGTAAATGTGTTTGGGTTGTCGATGCCGATTCCGATTTTCAATCGTAATCAGGGCAACATCCTTTCAGCCGCTCGTCGTGCGGACCAGGCTCGTGATCTGCGCAATGCCACTGAGCTTCGTATCCGTACACAAACCCAGTTGGCACTAGAGCAATGGGCAACCGCCCAGGAACAACTGACCTCACTTCATAAAACCATATTGCCCGCCGCGAAAAGTGCAGTGACAAGTGCTACACGCGGTTTTGAAATGGGCAAATTTTCTTATATCGATGTCCTCGATGCACAGCGCACTTTGCTCAGTGCCCGTGACCAATACATTCGTTCAATTGCTGAGGCAACCGATGCCTGGGTACAGATTGAGCGTATCTATGGCGACATTTCTGTACTCACTTCCAGCCGTTAA
- a CDS encoding arsenic transporter, translating into MLIALSIFIITITLVIWQPKGLGVGWSASFGAVLALLFGVIGFADIPTVWQIVWNATGAFIAIIIISLLLDEAGLFEWAALHVARWGGGSSRRLYAFIILLGAVVSALFANDGAALILTPIVIAMLLALRFSAAATLAFVMGAGFIADTASLPLVISNLVNIVTADYFGISFSEYASVMVPVNMVSIAATLGMLMWFFRKDLPAGYDLADIKPAVEAIRDRATFIAGWWVLALLLMGLFVLEPLGVPISAIAAVAAFVLYLIAARGHVISTRKVLKEAPWQIVVFSLGMYLVVYGLKNAGLTDHIAQLLNVFAEYGVWGATLGTGMLTALLSSLMNNLPTVLVGALSIHAADVSGVTQQAMIYANIIGCDLGPKITPIGSLATLLWLHVLARKNMTIGWGYYFKTGIVLTVPILLITLSALAIRLSF; encoded by the coding sequence ATGCTGATCGCGCTGTCGATATTCATCATTACCATCACCTTGGTTATCTGGCAGCCAAAAGGCCTTGGGGTTGGCTGGAGTGCCAGCTTTGGCGCCGTCCTGGCACTGCTCTTCGGGGTGATTGGTTTCGCTGATATCCCGACTGTCTGGCAGATCGTATGGAACGCCACGGGGGCGTTTATCGCGATTATTATCATCAGTTTATTGCTTGATGAAGCTGGGCTTTTCGAGTGGGCGGCGCTGCATGTGGCCAGGTGGGGAGGGGGCAGTAGTCGCAGGCTCTATGCGTTTATTATTTTGCTGGGCGCTGTGGTTTCTGCGCTGTTTGCCAATGACGGTGCCGCCCTGATCCTCACCCCGATCGTTATTGCCATGCTCTTGGCGTTGCGGTTTTCAGCGGCGGCAACGCTGGCATTCGTAATGGGCGCTGGCTTTATTGCCGATACCGCCAGCTTGCCGTTGGTGATATCGAACTTGGTGAATATCGTTACCGCTGATTATTTCGGTATCAGTTTCAGCGAGTATGCGTCGGTCATGGTGCCGGTCAATATGGTCAGTATTGCGGCCACGCTGGGCATGCTGATGTGGTTTTTCCGTAAGGATTTACCCGCTGGCTATGACCTGGCTGATATCAAGCCTGCCGTTGAGGCGATTCGTGACCGGGCGACCTTTATCGCCGGATGGTGGGTGCTGGCGCTGCTGCTGATGGGCTTGTTTGTGCTTGAGCCATTAGGCGTGCCGATCAGTGCGATCGCCGCCGTGGCTGCTTTTGTGCTTTATCTGATCGCCGCTCGCGGGCATGTGATCTCAACCCGTAAAGTGCTCAAGGAGGCGCCGTGGCAAATCGTGGTGTTTTCGCTGGGCATGTATTTGGTGGTCTACGGCCTGAAAAACGCCGGGCTGACTGACCATATCGCGCAATTACTCAACGTTTTTGCCGAGTACGGCGTGTGGGGCGCAACTCTGGGGACGGGCATGCTGACTGCATTGTTGTCGTCGCTGATGAATAACCTGCCGACCGTACTGGTGGGGGCGTTATCGATCCATGCCGCCGATGTCAGCGGGGTGACTCAGCAGGCGATGATCTATGCCAACATCATCGGCTGTGACCTCGGCCCTAAAATCACCCCAATCGGCAGCCTCGCCACACTGCTGTGGTTGCATGTTCTTGCACGCAAGAACATGACGATAGGCTGGGGTTATTACTTCAAGACGGGCATCGTACTCACTGTACCTATCCTGCTTATCACGCTTAGCGCCTTGGCTATACGTTTGAGTTTTTGA
- a CDS encoding AraC family transcriptional regulator has protein sequence MDWRQNRPLTGVRYLLETAQTVGVDASTCLIGSAISSATLQQRNAQIEAWQELAVIRNLIEHAGRPGLGFVAGQRYHLTSLGLLGFTMLASRTLGEAFATFSRFQLLALTLCPAYTEPDRRGMWLLFDASVLPQDARAFVIERGLSGCLGVASELLQRPIEPLAVEVMASAPADQSSLQRDFPHPLRFAATRNGILFSHADLKFQLPQAHISAHSEGEQLCERLCLEISHSLAKAMTARLVQQVLIRDSASLLSSRAVAERLGLSERTLHRRLASEGHSFQQLNEQIKQRLAERLLSDSRLDLNDIAQRLGYAEAASFSRAFSRWTGSAPGQWKRKER, from the coding sequence ATGGATTGGCGTCAGAACCGTCCGCTTACCGGCGTACGCTACCTATTGGAAACAGCTCAAACAGTCGGCGTCGACGCTTCAACTTGCTTGATCGGCAGCGCCATCAGCAGCGCGACGCTGCAACAACGTAATGCTCAGATCGAGGCATGGCAGGAGTTGGCGGTTATCCGCAATCTAATCGAGCATGCCGGTCGGCCGGGGTTGGGTTTCGTAGCGGGGCAGCGCTATCACTTGACCTCGCTGGGCCTGTTGGGCTTCACCATGCTTGCCAGTCGTACCCTCGGCGAGGCCTTTGCCACCTTCAGTCGTTTCCAGTTGCTGGCGTTGACCTTGTGTCCGGCGTACACCGAGCCAGATCGACGCGGTATGTGGCTGCTGTTTGATGCCAGCGTACTGCCTCAGGATGCCCGCGCCTTTGTGATCGAACGAGGGCTGTCTGGCTGTCTGGGTGTGGCCAGCGAACTACTGCAACGGCCCATTGAGCCTCTGGCTGTGGAGGTGATGGCCAGTGCTCCAGCAGACCAGAGCAGCCTGCAGCGTGACTTTCCCCACCCGCTGCGCTTTGCCGCTACGCGTAATGGCATCCTGTTTTCCCATGCTGATCTGAAGTTCCAGCTACCGCAGGCACACATCAGCGCCCACAGCGAGGGTGAGCAACTGTGCGAGCGCCTGTGCCTGGAAATTTCGCACAGTCTGGCCAAGGCCATGACTGCACGTCTGGTGCAGCAGGTGTTGATCCGTGATTCGGCCAGTTTGCTCAGCAGCCGTGCGGTGGCCGAGCGGCTGGGGCTCTCGGAGCGTACCTTGCACCGCCGCCTGGCGAGTGAAGGCCATTCCTTTCAGCAGCTCAACGAGCAGATCAAACAACGTCTGGCCGAACGCCTGCTCAGCGACTCACGTCTGGATCTCAACGATATAGCCCAGCGTCTGGGCTACGCCGAAGCGGCCAGTTTCTCCCGCGCATTCAGCCGCTGGACGGGCTCCGCGCCCGGACAGTGGAAACGTAAGGAGCGGTAA